A genomic segment from Planctomycetia bacterium encodes:
- a CDS encoding trypsin-like peptidase domain-containing protein, with protein MMVKNASGRGSGFLISRQGHLITNYHVVEGHPRVQVELFRRTPNGYEKHDLKRVKIVALHPLRDIALLQLDPTELKGDLPNPITINRDDDLHVGDLIFAVGNPLGLERTVTQGIVSSTTRRMGNLRMIQTDAAINPGNSGGPLFNARGEVVGIVCAGATSFDGLAFGIPATDLVDFLVHRETYLYDPAQPLNGVTYLQPPFRKPPTPTPTGEKKPGTADVVKEPVKEPIVKEPVVVKPPMAKPPVVEPVDPKAPSSKPSDLQPMPKVPQKPPLPDAKAPGEKSAPSPAAGSPAAGKPKP; from the coding sequence ATGATGGTGAAGAACGCTTCCGGCCGGGGGAGCGGCTTTCTGATCAGCCGCCAAGGGCATCTCATCACGAACTACCACGTCGTCGAAGGGCATCCGCGCGTGCAGGTCGAACTGTTTCGCCGCACGCCGAACGGTTACGAAAAGCATGATCTCAAGCGCGTCAAAATCGTGGCCCTGCACCCGCTGCGCGATATCGCATTGCTGCAACTCGACCCGACGGAGCTGAAAGGGGATTTGCCGAACCCCATCACGATCAACCGCGACGATGACCTCCATGTCGGCGACTTGATCTTCGCGGTCGGCAACCCACTTGGCCTGGAACGAACGGTGACGCAAGGGATCGTGAGCTCGACCACGCGCCGCATGGGAAACCTGCGCATGATCCAGACCGACGCGGCGATCAATCCCGGCAATAGCGGCGGGCCGTTGTTCAACGCACGGGGCGAAGTGGTCGGCATCGTCTGTGCGGGCGCCACGTCGTTCGACGGCTTAGCGTTCGGAATTCCGGCGACCGATCTCGTCGATTTTCTGGTGCATCGCGAAACGTATCTCTACGACCCGGCGCAACCGCTGAACGGAGTCACGTATCTTCAACCTCCGTTCCGCAAGCCACCGACGCCTACTCCTACGGGAGAAAAAAAGCCGGGCACGGCCGATGTCGTGAAAGAGCCGGTCAAAGAGCCGATCGTGAAGGAACCGGTAGTCGTGAAGCCGCCGATGGCGAAACCACCGGTCGTCGAGCCGGTGGATCCTAAGGCTCCGAGCAGCAAGCCGAGCGATCTCCAGCCCATGCCGAAAGTGCCGCAGAAGCCGCCGTTGCCGGACGCGAAAGCACCCGGCGAGAAAAGCGCCCCGTCTCCCGCCGCCGGTTCCCCTGCCGCCGGCAAGCCGAAGCCCTAG